The following nucleotide sequence is from Podospora bellae-mahoneyi strain CBS 112042 chromosome 1 map unlocalized CBS112042p_1, whole genome shotgun sequence.
CAGGCAGAGTCACTGAAAGGGTGAGTCTCGGGCGGGGGTAACAACCAGTTCAGACACCAAGACACGGACGAGCTCACCGCGCAGCCTACAACACAGCGGGTCCCTGCCCGCTTCCCATTCGGTTACCCTCCGCATTATTAGCCCTGGCTCTCAGTTCGGGTAAGCCCAAGACGGTCTTCTCTACCAGGAAAGCCCTCTTATCTTCGAACGTACCCTCTGTTACCTGGCTGACACCCAAACTAACATCATTTCAGTGCTTATCGGTGCCTATCTTGGATCTATCATCTACCCACACAGCAGACCAACACAATGAGAATGGAGCAAACTTCGGGGCGGATTCAGAATAATACAAACCAGGTGGGCAACGTCCCGAGTCCCTTTTCCTTTACCACCTTTCCCTTCACTCTTGATCTGTCTCTTTTGTTGTCCCTATCCTGACATCAGTTTTAGCTCCCTGGGGAACATTTCGGGGAAGGGCTGCCATCAGACCTCCAACATCGATTAGATACGGGCAGTCATGGATGGACATATGACGGGAACTCGAGCAACCATCTCGGCTACCATGACCCCAACCTTCACCACAGCATCACTAATCCCACCGACCTCTCGTCATATCAGCAGCCCGTGGCAGATGCCAGAATTCCAAGTCCTACCTACGTGCACTTGGAAACTTCCTTCGACCAGAGCTCCTCGACTCTAGAAGGCCAGTGGGTTTCGAACAGCCCAATAAGCCCGTCAGTACCTTACGGCGACATTGCCTGCACCCTCAGCTCAACCAGCAGTATTCAAACTTCGCCGATGATTTTGAGCCCAGCCAACGATCATTGGACGTATCAGTCTTTCCCAATCAACCACACATATGGAGTCTCGTTGAGCCAGCCCAATTCACCCATAGTTTCGGCTCCCTTTGACGCACCACACTCTGCTCGGGAGATGCCGGCGTCATATTTTGCTGTGTGCATGATGTCCGATACCACATTACCTCTAGACCAAGGGTCGCATGACAGGTcgctttcttcttccacgATCCCACCCGAACTCGAACCAGCACCGACACAGCACCGACAGCATAATGGCAGACCTGCGAGTTTGAACCTGCGGAAGACAACAAAAGCCTCGGGTAAAGGACAGCtaccctcaccctcaacgaAAACAAAGGCGACTCCTCAATTCGAAGACTCCAAGACAGTCTCTCCAGCCAGCTCAAGTTCAATACAACCGCACAAGCCAACGAAGTCAAACGGTCCCAGCTTGCGCACTGCTACCCGCCGGTTTAGACGCACCCCTGAAGAAGCTCCACCACGACCAGGAGAGTTGGCTGAAGATCAACGTGCCAGGGAAAATCATAATCAGGTTGAGAAGGAGTACCGGACCAGGCTGCACAAAGGCTTCGAGGAGCTACTCGAAGCGCTGTGCGCTTTGCCGGGAGAGGAACGAGTGATAGCCCGCCACAGCAAAACGGCCGGCGGAAGTGTGAATGAAGACTATGGCAACGACGACGAACATATGGCCATCATTGGGGCCCTGCTGGACGAAAGGACTGGTCTTGGATTGCCCGCAAACAGGAACACAGGGGGcaaagggaagaagaaacagaGGAGAATGAGCAAGGCAGAGGTGCTTCACTACACCTGCCGTGTGCTCAAGTCAATGGGGGATGGTAATCAGAAACTGAAAGAAGAGGTGGAACGCTTGAGGTCGGAACATGACATGAGGTTGAAGCATACAGGGAGTAGCTGATGCTTGGGCTTGTTTGAATAGCTCATACTGATGGTTAAGTGGCACTTGGCAAGAATCATTTCGATACAACTCTTATTTTGGTGGGTTGAGGCTCAAGATACAAACAGAACATATGGTATTTACGTAGCACAAATCATGCATGTTGTTGCCACTGACAATCACTGTCTCTATGTCCTGTGCTTATGCAATCACCTAGGTATGCAGACAAATGTCGAAAGGCCCTAACAGCAGCCCAGTAGCTCGGAAACCCGTCCACTACGCCTCCAAATTGCTTTTCTGGTACGCGTTAGCTCACTATTCCAAATTGAAGATAGACTGaaacatcaaccaccaacaagacccAAGTTCCTGAATATCGTACTGCTCACAGCCCACTTTTGCCGCTACTTCTGTCACGAGGAAAACAATAGCGTGAAAATAACTTTGTCTCGCTTTCAGCTCAGCTTATTCAGGAACACTCGGAGCCCTCGGGCGGCAATGATTCAACACTCAGTTTGTCTCTCGAGGGGTATCGGTAGAATCGTACCCGGAGCCACCCCAGGCCAGGGGACATGGTCTTGGGGGCAGCTAGCCACATCGCCAATTCACCCTGGTATCCTGAACAACAAGCTAGAGCCCGCTTCGTTCGTTCTGACGCTCGGAGCCTGATGCCTTCTGTCCCTAATTCAGAATGCCAACAACACTTCCTGCGCAACACCAAAGGCCGCCGAGTTGCAATCGCATCGATCAGTTGGATTCGATTTTATGCATTCTCGATCTTCTCTTCAGCAGACCGATGCCGAGAGCCCCTGGCTGAAAACGATAGGCTGAGAAAGGATACCgtacctctccctctccatgTCGACGTGAACGGCGttatccccccccttctccccctgTCCCCTGTCGTTGTCTGGGTACAAGCGCACCCGTCACATCTGGCAGTCGGATCGGCCACGAGGCTAGCTGGCGGCACAGTTCTCTTTCTCCGCCTACAAATCCGGGCCGAGCGTTGGGAGAGCAAGGACGAGAATTGATATCTCACATTTTGCCTTTACCGAGGAAAGCTCAATTCAAGCAGAGACCAGGTTCCAACTCGTGCATTTCATGCCTGGGCAAGTTTTTGAAACGTTAATCCCACATACCCCCCCTGTTCACACCTTGCCTATTTCAGGACATATCGCCATCCAACTACCGGTTTCGAAGCTTTACTTGCTTGTTACAAGCTTCCTTGTGCCCGTCACCCGCTGTGGGTTTTCTCAGAACGGAatgggagggtgggtggtggtggcgatcCAGACCAGTCGGTGAAGAATGACAGGGGTTCTTGTATGGTCCTCCAGTCCCAAGGTTCACTGCCGAGTGCCGAAGAGCGAGGAATGTTGGCTTATCAGACCGATTCATAGTGGCTGTTCCTTTTGCAGTTgccttctcatcctcttATCCGGGATTGAAGAGCTTCGGGATCCTTTGCCCGTGGTGTGATGGACAGTTGATCTTAATGATTAATCATCACATCCTTGTAAAACCGGGGCCTGATAAGAAGAACAGAGCTAATGCCGAAAAGAGAACAGAGCTTCATTCCCTTATCATAAACCCCCATGACGGGACATGAATTATGGGGAGTCCCGTTCGGAACGTGGgagttgtcgttgttgctggttgAATGCAACCTTATTGAATCTTTGCCGTCAATGACGAAAACGATAGCTTTCAACCTATCCCGAGAAGAGTAATTTTGAAGTTCAGTAGGATGCCTCTTTTACTGGGCTAATCAACTGTAGGTATCGGATCAGCAGGTCTCGACCTGTCCATACACATTGACCAACTCATCTTGGATGTACCCCATAGATCAAGAAAaggtatcatcatcaacaacaacaggtcTCGCTATCAGCCCCCTGCCGAAATGGAACGCCCAAAGGTCACACAGCATAtgctctccaccccctctcacCAGAAAACTCCCTCAAAAGAGCGGTGTCCAAAAAGAACCAGAGAAAGGGTACGCTACCCGTTTTGCCACATCCCACTTTCAGCATGCTCTTTTATCTCACTGCCATGTCATCAACCGTTTCACAGCATCATGCAACCTCTCGCTTTCGCTTCCATCCTTGATTCCTCAAAACCAAAAGCCACATCAATGCTGTCATGAGACCTGCATTTACAAAATCTATCCCTTCCGGCACCGGACTaaaccatcttcatcaaaCTTACCCCCGGCAAACCTCCATGTATTTTACCCTCCGACCACTGACCCACTGATCTACCCCTACAAATcaaaccaagaaaaaaaaaaaacaccaaaaaaagagCAAATAGTTCCAGACCTTCTTATTAGCCCGCCCCGCAAGCGGGACCTTTTCCTAGCGGTAAATTCTTTCTCTCCGCTTATTAGTTAAGTGGGTATGACGAGGAGAATTCTCTTGGTGTACATATATGCAGTGTCGAGCAGGGCACGGAGCAAAGTCCTTCTCACCGTTGGACCTAGCACCAATTGTGGGGAGCTTAAGCctttcttgtcttttctcGCCCCCTGGTGCGTCACGAAAATCGTGAACAAACCTGACATTCCCGGAAATGAAATGGGAATATCTCTCTGCCTTGCTGGGGTCCCCCGGGGCGAAGCTATCGCCAATGGAGTAAACAGCAGAACTATCCATTCCTTCCACTCTTTGTCACGACTGGTAATCGTAAATTACCCCAGACTAATTTTACTAAACGGGCATCCCGGCTCCTGCTACCTCTCAAAGGTACCTTAAACACCGACCACCTGCGGATGTTGAACGCAGGTAGGCAGCTTGCATACCAACCAGATCATGTCCTGGCTCACACAACCCGGGACAAAAAGATAACGATTCATGGAACcccaaaaagagaaaattGTCGACATAAAAGACCGGATACGTTTGATTTGCTTTGATCTTACAGTGACCTTTCTTTGAGTTGGGGGGGGAAATGTGCTTCGTTGAGACAGATCAACACCCTCGTTACCATGCCATGCCAGGCAGTTAAGATAGTACAGATACATCCAGGAGATCTCACAAAACCCCCGACCGAATCgtaagaaaaagaaaagcaagaaAACAAACGCCAGATCTTTCCGTCCCAGCCCATCCTGACCATTATCGCCCTGTCGCCATAGCGAATTCTGAGTGTAACAAAggacagaagaaaaaagaaagtcaCGCCAGTAAAACTAAATCCGCCCCTTTCATGCTTGAGACTTTTGTCCTCCCGCCCGGCCCGTGTATATCCATCGTATAACGCTTTTGCTTGGAAGAACCAACATAAActgaacaaaaaaaaggaaagaaaagggtcCCAAGCTTAGCCAGTGTCAGCCGCAAGCTGGGGACGATGTCGCAATGGGCCGTCCTCATgaccacctcaaccaacatCCAAAACAGACACCTTGTTTctaaaaaagaaagaaccGCAAACCCCACGTCTCTCTAATCATTGCACCGTCCTAACACAAGCCCCTGTCCTGCTCAAGTTCGGGTCCCGGGCGCAGACCCCTACCTTGTGCACCACAAAGTGTAGGTCCCACACCCCTGAGCGGTCATCCAAGACAACACTGATCCAACAGCACAACCGTCCTTGGCGGGACAACGtagccgccgcctcctcgccaaagccggTAAAGTCGGCCAGCAGGCAGCGAGAAAAGACCCAGTCGTTTTGGTCGTCCATGTGAGGGACGGCGCTTGTCACGAGCTCAAAGTCGGCGGCagcgtcgtggtggtggtggtggttgagacCGACGACGTcggctgtggaggaggggagggcgatggtggagaggaatCCTTGGACCAGAGACCGTGGCAGGCCGATTCGCTCGAAGAGGCCGGGGGCGTGGTGGGAGGCGggggtgtggctggtgacgTGGAGATAGCAGTGCGGGACGTGGATAAGGGCTGTAGTCATGAGCTGCGACTCTTGGAGTTGCCGACTGCGGTGGGGGCGACTCGTGGTGGGCATTGGGTTGGGTAGGGACATGGTTTGGAGGCCTTGAAAGCAGGTGTCGGTGGGCCATATGGCGACGATCAAGCTGTTGCCTTGGTTGCTGTCGGCGGGCACGTAGTGCCACTCGAGGGGTTGCATAGTGTGGTGCTGGTAGGAAAACTGGCTGGTGACGGGAGCCTCGTCGTCCAGAGGGGATGTGATCTCGAGAGCGGGCATGACAGAACTGGCCATGTCCGAAGTGAAAGACGAGTAGGAGGGGATCTGATCAGACTTATGGCGGAGAAAACTGTCGTTGTTTGACCGGATTGTGATGTGTACCAGTCAACACAGGAGAGAGCGACAGATGCCGTCCACAGCCTAACAGCCAAGTCGGCGAATATTTAACACTCGAGTCTTGAAGTCAAAGGTGTGTGTGAAACagaaggaaggaaagaaggGACGGCGGTGCTTCTTATCAGGAACACTGTCTCCGAGACATGCACACGGGATGGGATGTCAGCAGCAGACAGCCGGCTCTCCAGGTGAACGTTGGTTGGTTCTGGCCAGGTGAGAATCCCACGTAGGTACCGAGATGCACGAGGGGACGCTGGGACAGAGGTACCCCAGGCTGGGGTTCTGTTGCAGACCCAGTCACCCAGACCACTCCAGATGTCACTGCAGGGCGATGTAAGTTGGGGGTCCAAGCGCTACCTGTGTGTGGTGCGTGCCTGGGGATCGGCGGATAGGGTTGTGGGCAAAATTGAGTAAAAGACAAGCCACCTCAGTTGGTAAGACGAAAGAGACGACATATGTATTGGCCGAGGGAATGGTGAGGGTGTCTGGATGAGTTGCCGGCGGCAGCCCTAACTGTGCCGCGAGACCATTGCTCGACAGCCCGTCCTTGGCGTATTCACAAGATTCCTAAGGCGAGCTTGGCTGAAGGGGACTGCGCAAGAATGGACCAAACCAGACAGGCGCCGGACAGCACTCATGGTCCCGACAGTTTGGACGAACCCCATAACCAACTGGCTAGCCTTGCCGCCGGAAGACTCTTCCAACACTTGCGATTGAATTTTGGGCCAACAGTGAGGAGCTAAGGAGGTCTAGGGTGCTAACAGGGAAGGTAGACAAACCCACCAGCATGCCATGGCGTCTGTGTGCGTTGTCCCAGACTCTCAGAGCAGAAGGCACAAAATGCGAGCTTGGGACCGATAATCTGACAAAGGATGATGACCCTCGAGTCTTGAATGGAGGCAACGcgcttcttttttctgtATTCAGCTCGCTTCTGCCGATGCCCAGCTGCAATTGAGCCAACAGGAGGGCTGCGATACGGCCTGTCGGCCCGAGATGTCGATGGGTTCGGTTAGTCCCCGGCAGCGACGCACCTTGCCAGAGCTGACATGTTGGTAAAATGATGGTTCCGAAGAATATCGGGGTTTGCAGATCCCTTTCGTTCACTGATGGCCCAACAGCCTGGGTCTGCTCCCACCTTGTCGCAGCAATTGGCGCGATAGTCACAGTAGCTTGCTTCTTTCACTTGCTGCTTATGTACATGCCGTATTTATGACGTGCCTGGAGATGAGACGGTGAGTATGTCTTGGTCGGCCTCCACCATTGGCCGCTCGAACACTGGAAGCATGTCTGCCATCCTAAACCCGAAAATCTGGGAATTCAGCTCCGATTCAGAATAGTGTAATCTCAAACCTGAAACCACAGAGAGCCGACCCAAATCCCCGATCCCGGGAATGCTACAGTGGAGCACAATTTAAGTGTGGGGATCGAAAGCCACACGTTTGCTACCTTGGTAATGAGTCCAGTTTCAAAAAGGTTGTCCATCGTGTTTGgtatgtaggtaggtaccttgAGGTAAGTATGTATAGGAGATGCTTGGAAGAGGTTCCATTCCGGGAGCTTCCGTGGTCCCATTAGCAGATATATGCTTGTAAATGCTTTTATCTTCAATCAAGGTGGGTAGGTACACTAACGATTTACCAAGGTCGCAGTAACTGGGGCTGCTCGGATTAAGTCAACAGGGTTGATCTTCAATTTCCCCGGATCACAAACAACCGCAGCTTGAGCCCAGTGATCGAGTGCAGCCATTGTGGAGTCGCTCGGCGATGTTGTAAATGATTCCCGAAGCTGACGGCTGAATGCCAGGTGTGAGTGGTGGTCGGGGTgaaggcgaaggagggaAGCATACTTCAACACTGAACAAAGCTGATCTGCGAAGAACACCTAACTGCAGCAATCCGTTCCAAAGATTCGGGCATCGGACCTTTCTGCCCGGCCAGCCATCAGCTGCGGCACATCatgcagccagccagcccccagTCTCTCTCCACAGATACCAAGGATAAACAGCCGCTTCAATGTCTCGGCCATACTTGTGCTATCATTATCAATAGGAGAAGTTAGTGACTCTGTGTACCCGGTGAGCTCAAAGCGACAAGTGATCGACGAGATGCCTCGGTTGCGTTCCCGAGAACCCCTGTTGATCGCCGCGGCTGAATGGGACAGTGCCTACCTTATTTCTTGGTGTCGAGGATATCCTCGATCACCGCATCCGCGAGCTGGCTGGCGAAGATGGCTTCGACCACAGGCGGGTTGACATTCGTCTCTGGGCGAGCAGGAACGAACATGCCGGGCTGGAAAACAGAAATTTTGATGTTGGCGTTCTATAACCAAAAGTCAGTAAGCATTCACCATCAGGTATCGATAAATGTAACAAGAACACAAGAAATGGGTGCACAAACAATCCATTATTTGAAAAGAGTATATACACAAAAAGGCAAAACTGGAGGAAAACACCTTTATTGATGAAACAATGAGCCTGGCTGCCAACCTTGAACTTGAACCAAGAAATCAATCTCTGTAAACCAACCAGCCGATTTCTATCCAAACTCTCCCTACCTTACCAACCGAATGTCTCAACAGAATCATACTGTACCTAGGCATGAAGCCATAGACTGACTAGACCCCCAGTAACAAACAGAAAAATTTCTTgaaagaacaaaacaaaacataaCGTACCACAAGCCGCTCGGACAACAGCTCCATGGCCTCTTCggtctcttcctcgtccCAGCTGTTGGCCGCCCCGTTCACCAAGGCAAACCGGAACGGCCGCTCGCTCGCCAGGGGTAGGTGTCGGATCACCTGGTCGAGGAACGCCTTGGCACCTCCGAGGCAGCGGTCAACTTGAACTCTCTTGCCGGCCTCGGTTTCAACCTCCACGAAACGGCCATCCGAAACAGTGAGGGcttcaacctcaccggcAAGAGAGTCCCAGTTGAACCAGGTGTCGCTGATAGATCGACGCCTTTCGGAGGGCCTCGGACGCTCGTCAACACAGGGTTTCGGCGGCAACGCCCTATTTCAAGAAGTCAGCGCTGGGTTCGAGAAGGTTTCCGGGAGGCAGGCCATACCAGATGCAGGCTTGAGCGCCCGCGAGCTTCTCGATCAGCTCCGGCTCGTACGACATAAAGTCCTGGTGGGCCAGGTGCCGGGCCTTGGCAGAATACTCATGTGGCATCGCTGCCGGGGACAGTATGTAGACATCCTGGATGTCTCTGCTTGTTAGGCACTGGAAAGCAATGGCGTCTCCCACCAGGCCTGCCgagttgacgatgatgatcTTCATTTttgcttgttcttggtgcTGCTGATAGAATGAAGCACTTTGTTGTTTTGTCTTTGTCGGGAGAAATAAGGGCCAAATTAAAgctgcttggtggtgatcatCTTGGAGCCTATGCTGAGGTggcttctgctccttccAGTCCTATTTTTTCCTCATTGGTATTGTTCCCTTCCTTTTACTTCTGTTACTCCAACCTACCCAAGGACCCGCTTATTCCGGTTCAGATCTTTGAACCGGAAAGAACAAGGAACTTCAGTGGAATAATTCAAAAAGCCTTAGATTCGCGGTTTCTGATATTGACTTTCAAGATGAGGTAATATTGGCTGCGTTGATTCTTGGCGATGGAAGTCTTCCTTTGATTCAGTAAAGACTGGGTACCTGGTGTTCATGCCACCACGCTACACTTCACCAGCTGTTCCGTCCCCAAGCAATGAAACATGAATGATAGACTGTGCCATATATCTAGTCCAAGCATTTCGATTTCACTTGTATATTTTGAATTTGTGGACATGT
It contains:
- a CDS encoding uncharacterized protein (EggNog:ENOG503PWWN; COG:K), producing MRMEQTSGRIQNNTNQLPGEHFGEGLPSDLQHRLDTGSHGWTYDGNSSNHLGYHDPNLHHSITNPTDLSSYQQPVADARIPSPTYVHLETSFDQSSSTLEGQWVSNSPISPSVPYGDIACTLSSTSSIQTSPMILSPANDHWTYQSFPINHTYGVSLSQPNSPIVSAPFDAPHSAREMPASYFAVCMMSDTTLPLDQGSHDRSLSSSTIPPELEPAPTQHRQHNGRPASLNLRKTTKASGKGQLPSPSTKTKATPQFEDSKTVSPASSSSIQPHKPTKSNGPSLRTATRRFRRTPEEAPPRPGELAEDQRARENHNQVEKEYRTRLHKGFEELLEALCALPGEERVIARHSKTAGGSVNEDYGNDDEHMAIIGALLDERTGLGLPANRNTGGKGKKKQRRMSKAEVLHYTCRVLKSMGDGNQKLKEEVERLRSEHDMRLKHTGSS
- a CDS encoding uncharacterized protein (EggNog:ENOG503PU99), with the protein product MASSVMPALEITSPLDDEAPVTSQFSYQHHTMQPLEWHYVPADSNQGNSLIVAIWPTDTCFQGLQTMSLPNPMPTTSRPHRSRQLQESQLMTTALIHVPHCYLHVTSHTPASHHAPGLFERIGLPRSLVQGFLSTIALPSSTADVVGLNHHHHHDAAADFELVTSAVPHMDDQNDWVFSRCLLADFTGFGEEAAATLSRQGRLCCWISVVLDDRSGVWDLHFVVHKVGVCARDPNLSRTGACVRTVQ
- a CDS encoding uncharacterized protein (EggNog:ENOG503P5UW), with product MKIIIVNSAGLVGDAIAFQCLTSRDIQDVYILSPAAMPHEYSAKARHLAHQDFMSYEPELIEKLAGAQACIWALPPKPCVDERPRPSERRRSISDTWFNWDSLAGEVEALTVSDGRFVEVETEAGKRVQVDRCLGGAKAFLDQVIRHLPLASERPFRFALVNGAANSWDEEETEEAMELLSERLVNANIKISVFQPGMFVPARPETNVNPPVVEAIFASQLADAVIEDILDTKK